A part of Lacibacter sp. H407 genomic DNA contains:
- a CDS encoding RagB/SusD family nutrient uptake outer membrane protein, with amino-acid sequence MKFKIVSFLLMAAAITSCNKTKLDPIPQTALSDAVAFSDSARSVQQVNGLYSALKAGQMYAGRYQVYQDVRGEEFINRTNNAVTAWLTWQFNLTASANEVQGFWAAGYAAINRCNVVIDGLSKSTTISDGLKKNLIAEAKVVRATSYFMLMQLYARPYTDGNGSKLGVILKLLPETSSGEQNQERTTGAEIYTQILKDLNEAEPDLPLSHPGSLSTSRAHRNTAIALKTRVYLNMGNWASVISEGNKLVPNAAPWVAPSGVANSLQASVATVFTNYTNSEMILSMPFTALDVPGTQNGLGWYYNPGPNGGGEYALNLTAPGIAADAGWRTEDARRALTVVSGGQTWLRKFPNPNNAADPSPVIRYAEVMLNLAEALARNAAGTSVDARALTILNAIRKRSDPTITDFAPATKDELVALILTERRIELLGEGFRTSDIARTGATFPAKGNVGSVAPSADQYIWPISIAELLVNKSCQPNPGY; translated from the coding sequence ATGAAATTTAAAATAGTATCATTTTTGCTCATGGCAGCAGCTATTACAAGCTGTAATAAAACCAAGCTGGATCCCATCCCTCAAACGGCATTGTCTGATGCTGTTGCATTCAGTGACTCAGCCAGATCTGTACAACAGGTTAACGGCTTATATTCTGCATTGAAGGCAGGTCAAATGTATGCAGGCCGCTATCAGGTTTATCAGGATGTACGTGGTGAAGAATTTATCAACCGAACCAATAACGCTGTAACTGCTTGGTTAACCTGGCAGTTTAACTTAACAGCAAGTGCCAATGAAGTGCAAGGTTTTTGGGCTGCAGGTTATGCTGCAATCAACCGTTGTAATGTGGTAATTGATGGTCTTTCAAAATCAACAACGATCAGCGACGGTCTTAAAAAGAACCTGATTGCTGAAGCCAAAGTAGTACGTGCTACTTCTTACTTTATGTTGATGCAATTGTATGCTCGTCCATACACTGATGGAAATGGTAGTAAGCTGGGCGTAATTCTGAAGTTGTTGCCAGAAACTTCAAGTGGCGAACAAAATCAGGAACGTACAACCGGAGCTGAGATCTATACTCAGATCTTAAAAGATCTGAATGAAGCCGAACCAGATCTTCCGTTAAGCCATCCCGGTAGCTTAAGCACCAGCCGTGCACATAGAAATACTGCGATTGCTTTAAAAACACGTGTGTATCTCAACATGGGCAACTGGGCCAGTGTAATTTCAGAAGGAAATAAGCTTGTGCCAAACGCAGCTCCTTGGGTTGCACCTTCCGGAGTAGCAAACAGCCTTCAAGCTTCAGTTGCTACGGTTTTTACAAATTATACTAACTCTGAAATGATCCTTTCGATGCCATTTACCGCTCTGGATGTACCAGGTACGCAAAATGGATTAGGTTGGTATTATAATCCAGGGCCTAACGGTGGAGGTGAGTATGCTTTAAATTTAACCGCTCCCGGAATTGCTGCAGACGCAGGCTGGAGAACTGAAGATGCAAGAAGAGCTTTAACCGTAGTATCAGGCGGACAAACTTGGTTGCGTAAGTTTCCAAATCCAAATAACGCAGCAGACCCAAGCCCTGTTATCCGTTATGCGGAAGTGATGCTTAATTTAGCAGAAGCTTTAGCAAGAAACGCAGCCGGCACTTCGGTGGATGCAAGAGCATTAACGATCCTGAATGCAATTCGCAAACGCTCAGATCCAACCATTACCGACTTTGCTCCTGCAACAAAGGATGAGTTAGTTGCACTGATCTTAACTGAAAGAAGAATTGAACTTCTTGGTGAAGGTTTCAGAACTTCTGATATTGCCCGCACAGGTGCCACATTCCCTGCAAAAGGAAATGTAGGATCTGTTGCACCTTCTGCTGATCAGTATATATGGCCAATTTCAATCGCTGAATTATTGGTGAATAAATCTTGTCAGCCGAATCCTGGTTATTAA